A window of Clostridium botulinum BKT015925 contains these coding sequences:
- the purN gene encoding phosphoribosylglycinamide formyltransferase, protein MFKIAVLISGSGSNLQSIIDNIENENLNCNIEYVISDKEGAFGIERAKQHNIKTFVFDRKKYGESISDKILETLDGKVDLIVLAGYLSIVKGKILNKFKNKIINIHPSLIPSFCGKGMYGIKVHQKALEYGVKVTGCTVHFVDEGTDTGSIILQKAVNVEEDDTPEKLQKRVLVQEHKALPEAIKLIYQGKIGFNERKVYIDK, encoded by the coding sequence ATGTTTAAAATAGCAGTTTTAATTTCAGGTAGTGGAAGTAATCTTCAATCTATAATTGATAATATAGAAAATGAAAATTTAAACTGTAATATAGAATATGTCATTAGTGATAAAGAGGGGGCTTTTGGCATAGAAAGAGCAAAACAACATAACATAAAAACTTTTGTTTTTGATAGGAAAAAATATGGAGAGTCAATTTCAGATAAAATATTAGAAACATTAGATGGAAAAGTAGATTTAATAGTTTTAGCAGGATATTTGTCTATTGTAAAAGGTAAGATATTAAATAAATTCAAAAATAAGATTATAAATATTCATCCATCTTTGATTCCTTCATTTTGTGGAAAAGGTATGTATGGAATAAAGGTACACCAAAAAGCTTTAGAATATGGGGTTAAAGTAACGGGATGTACTGTTCATTTTGTAGATGAAGGAACTGATACAGGAAGTATAATACTACAAAAAGCTGTTAATGTAGAAGAGGATGATACACCAGAAAAGTTGCAAAAAAGGGTTTTAGTTCAGGAACACAAGGCACTTCCAGAGGCAATAAAGTTAATATATCAAGGGAAAATAGGGTTTAATGAAAGAAAAGTGTATATTGATAAGTAA
- the purE gene encoding 5-(carboxyamino)imidazole ribonucleotide mutase yields MKVAIIFGSKSDISKMKGAAEILGEFNVQYNAYILSAHRVPEELSKVIRKIEKDGYECIIAGAGLAAHLPGVIAAQTILPVIGVPIESALDGIDALLSMVQMPKPIPVATVGINNSFNAGMLSIEILSLKYPELRENLKKYREDMKEKFIKENSKGVEL; encoded by the coding sequence TTGAAAGTAGCAATCATTTTTGGTAGTAAATCGGATATTTCTAAAATGAAGGGAGCTGCTGAGATACTAGGAGAATTTAATGTTCAATATAATGCTTATATTTTATCAGCTCATAGAGTTCCAGAAGAATTATCAAAAGTTATAAGAAAAATTGAGAAAGATGGATATGAGTGCATAATAGCAGGGGCAGGACTTGCAGCACATCTTCCAGGAGTAATTGCAGCTCAAACTATACTTCCTGTTATAGGAGTTCCGATAGAATCTGCATTAGATGGAATTGATGCACTTTTATCTATGGTCCAAATGCCAAAGCCTATACCAGTAGCAACAGTGGGTATAAACAATAGTTTTAATGCAGGAATGCTTTCAATAGAAATTTTATCTTTAAAATATCCAGAATTAAGAGAAAATTTAAAAAAATATAGAGAAGACATGAAAGAAAAATTTATTAAAGAGAATTCTAAGGGGGTTGAACTTTAA
- the purC gene encoding phosphoribosylaminoimidazolesuccinocarboxamide synthase, which yields MKREMLYEGKAKKVYKAEDENHVIIYYKDDATAFNGAKKSQIEHKGILNNNITSTIFKMLHNNGIETHFEKKLNEREQLCKKVDIVPLEVIVRNVAAGSMAKRLGIPEGTELKTTIFEICYKNDELGDPLINDYHAVALGLTTFQELKEIYSITSKINDILKKFFLNENVKLIDFKLEFGRFGGKIILADEISPDTCRFWDAITNEKLDKDRFRRDMGHVEEAYVEILNRISNAK from the coding sequence ATGAAAAGAGAAATGTTATATGAAGGAAAGGCAAAAAAGGTATACAAAGCAGAAGATGAAAATCATGTAATTATATATTATAAGGATGATGCTACAGCATTTAATGGGGCAAAAAAATCGCAAATTGAACATAAAGGAATTCTAAATAATAATATAACATCTACTATATTTAAAATGCTTCATAATAACGGAATAGAAACTCACTTTGAAAAGAAATTAAATGAAAGAGAACAACTTTGTAAAAAGGTAGATATAGTACCACTTGAAGTAATTGTTAGAAATGTTGCAGCAGGTAGTATGGCAAAACGTCTTGGAATTCCCGAAGGAACAGAGTTAAAAACAACAATCTTTGAAATTTGTTATAAAAATGATGAACTTGGAGATCCCCTTATAAATGACTATCATGCAGTAGCATTAGGACTTACTACATTTCAAGAATTAAAAGAAATATATAGTATTACATCTAAAATAAATGATATATTAAAGAAATTTTTCTTGAATGAAAATGTCAAATTAATTGATTTCAAATTGGAGTTTGGAAGATTCGGTGGTAAAATTATTTTAGCGGATGAAATATCACCAGATACATGTAGATTTTGGGATGCAATTACTAACGAAAAGTTAGATAAAGATAGATTTAGAAGAGATATGGGACATGTAGAGGAAGCTTATGTAGAAATATTAAATAGAATTTCTAATGCTAAATAG
- a CDS encoding phosphoribosylformylglycinamidine synthase, which produces MKILVVGSGGREHAIVWKVSQSALVDKIYCAPGNGGTSKENKCENINLEEIEDLLNFAKKENIDLTIVGPEVSLVDGIVDRFKENNLKIFGPSKEASKLEGSKSFAKKFMKKYCVKTADYEVFEDVKEAVKYLENCSYPTVIKADGLAAGKGVVICKTKEEAKKAIENFMIKDVLKGSGLKIVIEEFLEGVEASILSITDGKTIIPFISSKDHKQIFDGDKGPNTGGMGVIVPNFYCTDKVLEEFNEEILKPTLKGIQEEDMDYIGTIFFGIMITKKGVYLLEYNVRMGDPETQGVLSLMDSDYLELMLKALDKELKNYDVKWKNGHICCITAVSKGYPGSYEKGFEITGLNNTDSKVFIAGAKEENEKLVSDGGRVLNVVAFGKTLDDAKKKAYKDIEKIDFDGMYYRHDIGNRKVKRIFVEKKLGFNVEAKELLKEIKENLNIKNINSLRILNRYDVAGISDDEYEKARKNIFAEPVVDFVYDEKIDINESNRVFAVEYLPGQYDQRADSAAECIQILTQNEKPEVRCAKVIIIDGNITEDEINKIKNYYINSVDSREALLEKPLTINMEWEVPKDVEVLNGFINKNEQELKDFMESLGLAMSFEDLKFCREYFKNTEKRNPTITEIKVIDTYWSDHCRHTTFETKIEDVKFEDGKYILPIKTAYKEYINSRKYVYKNREKDMCLMDIAVICMKELRKKGLLDDLEVSDEINACSIECDVDVDGKIEKYLIMFKNETHNHPTEIEPFGGAATCLGGAIRDPLSGRSYVYGAMRITGSADPRKAISDTLNGKLPQRQITIKASNGYSSYGNQIGLATGYVKEIYDEDFVAKRMEIGAVIGAVPKVNVRRERPKCGDSIILVGGKTGRDGCGGATGSSKEHDEKSILTCGAEVQKGNPPTERKLQRLFRNEKVSKIIKKCNDFGAGGVAVAIGELSDGLSINLDLVSKKYEGLDGTELAISESQERMAVLVDSNDSEKFIKMSREENLEAIEVAKVTDNKRLKMYWRGKDIVNIKREFLDTNGVKQRIDVIVKNPSNKSYFQAERCTNVKEKLIENLRDLNMCSERGLIEKFDSSIGAGTVFMPFGGKYYKTPTESMCFKVPVLNGETKTGTIMAYGYNPKIGKWSPFHGAMYSVIEAVTKVVAAGGDYRNIRLTFQEYFEKLGEDSYKWGKPFSALLGAFVAQKELGIPAIGGKDSMSGTFKDINVPPTLVAFAVDTVNTDKVISPEFKKKGSKVVLLKVSRDENDVPNFGELKKNYEVVRKLINRELILAAHTVTMGGVLDAISKMTFGNKIGMNLSQNIKKDELFSKEYGAIVLELDNRVQLKEAFKNVNYTLIGFTQGTPNIKFNDEEIHIDELIREWESPLEKVFPTKTETDKNQIPLNLYHAKSKVSPCIKIPKPQVYIPVFYGTNCEYDLKRAFKGAGAKTNLSVFRNLTPKDIENSIEDMVDNIKNSQIIMLPGGFSAGDEPDGSGKFIATVFRNPKVKEVVMEFLNKRDGLILGICNGFQVLTKLGLLPFGEIRDIDEKCPTLTYNSIGRHMSRVVKTKIVSNMSPWFNNVKLGDVHSIAVSHGEGRFVCTEEIAQKLLKNGQIATQYVDFNGNPTYDIEFNPNGSVYAVEGITSPDGRILGKMGHSERIGDNVYKNIIGEKDQKLFESGVKYFK; this is translated from the coding sequence ATGAAGATTTTAGTAGTAGGCTCTGGTGGAAGAGAACATGCTATAGTTTGGAAAGTATCACAAAGTGCTTTAGTAGATAAAATTTATTGTGCACCAGGTAATGGTGGAACATCAAAGGAAAATAAATGTGAAAATATAAATTTAGAAGAGATAGAAGACCTTTTAAATTTTGCTAAAAAAGAAAATATAGACCTTACTATTGTAGGACCTGAGGTTTCTTTAGTAGATGGTATAGTAGATAGATTTAAAGAAAATAACTTGAAGATTTTTGGGCCAAGTAAAGAAGCTTCAAAACTTGAAGGAAGTAAAAGCTTTGCAAAGAAATTTATGAAAAAGTACTGTGTTAAAACAGCAGATTATGAGGTTTTTGAAGATGTTAAAGAGGCAGTAAAATATTTAGAAAATTGTAGTTATCCAACAGTTATAAAAGCAGATGGACTTGCAGCTGGAAAAGGTGTTGTTATATGCAAAACTAAAGAAGAAGCTAAAAAAGCTATTGAAAATTTTATGATTAAAGATGTGTTAAAGGGTTCTGGACTTAAAATAGTAATTGAAGAGTTTTTAGAAGGGGTAGAGGCATCAATTCTATCAATTACAGATGGAAAAACTATAATTCCATTTATATCAAGTAAAGATCATAAACAGATTTTTGATGGTGATAAAGGTCCAAACACAGGGGGGATGGGAGTTATAGTTCCAAATTTTTATTGTACAGATAAGGTTTTAGAGGAATTTAATGAAGAAATTTTAAAGCCTACTTTAAAAGGTATACAAGAGGAGGATATGGATTACATAGGAACTATATTCTTTGGAATTATGATAACAAAAAAAGGTGTTTATCTTTTAGAATACAATGTACGTATGGGAGATCCTGAAACACAAGGTGTCTTATCTTTAATGGATAGTGATTATTTGGAATTAATGTTAAAAGCTTTAGATAAAGAATTAAAAAATTATGATGTAAAGTGGAAAAATGGTCATATTTGCTGTATTACAGCTGTGTCAAAAGGTTATCCTGGTAGTTATGAAAAAGGTTTTGAAATAACAGGGCTAAATAATACTGATTCCAAAGTTTTTATAGCTGGTGCAAAAGAAGAAAATGAAAAGCTTGTATCAGATGGTGGAAGAGTTTTAAATGTAGTGGCATTTGGGAAAACATTAGATGATGCTAAGAAAAAAGCTTATAAAGACATAGAAAAGATAGATTTTGACGGTATGTATTATAGACATGATATAGGAAATAGAAAAGTTAAAAGAATATTTGTTGAAAAAAAGTTAGGATTTAATGTTGAAGCGAAAGAATTATTAAAGGAAATCAAAGAAAATCTTAATATAAAAAATATAAATAGTTTAAGAATTTTAAATAGATATGATGTAGCGGGTATATCGGATGACGAATATGAAAAGGCAAGAAAAAATATTTTTGCTGAACCAGTAGTCGATTTTGTATATGATGAGAAAATAGATATAAATGAAAGCAATAGAGTATTTGCAGTAGAATATCTTCCAGGTCAATATGATCAAAGGGCAGATTCCGCAGCAGAATGCATACAAATACTAACTCAGAATGAAAAACCTGAAGTAAGATGTGCAAAGGTTATTATAATAGATGGGAATATCACTGAAGATGAAATAAATAAAATTAAGAATTATTATATAAATAGTGTAGACTCAAGGGAAGCTTTATTGGAAAAGCCATTAACCATTAATATGGAATGGGAAGTGCCAAAGGATGTAGAAGTTTTAAATGGATTTATAAACAAGAATGAACAAGAACTTAAAGACTTTATGGAATCACTAGGACTTGCCATGAGTTTTGAAGATTTAAAATTTTGCAGAGAGTATTTTAAAAATACAGAAAAAAGAAACCCTACTATAACAGAAATAAAAGTAATAGATACTTATTGGTCAGATCATTGCAGACATACAACTTTTGAAACTAAAATAGAAGATGTGAAGTTTGAAGATGGAAAGTATATACTTCCAATTAAAACTGCTTACAAAGAATATATAAACTCTAGAAAATATGTTTATAAAAATAGAGAAAAAGATATGTGTCTTATGGATATTGCAGTAATATGTATGAAGGAACTCAGAAAAAAAGGACTACTTGATGATCTTGAAGTGTCAGATGAAATAAATGCATGTAGCATAGAGTGTGATGTAGATGTTGACGGTAAAATAGAAAAATACTTAATAATGTTTAAAAATGAGACACATAATCATCCAACAGAAATAGAACCTTTTGGGGGTGCTGCAACGTGTCTTGGTGGAGCTATTCGTGACCCATTGTCAGGAAGAAGTTATGTATATGGGGCAATGAGAATTACAGGTAGTGCTGACCCAAGAAAAGCAATTAGTGATACATTAAATGGAAAGCTTCCGCAAAGACAAATAACTATAAAAGCATCAAATGGATATAGTTCTTATGGAAACCAAATTGGACTTGCAACTGGTTATGTAAAAGAAATTTATGATGAAGATTTTGTGGCAAAGAGAATGGAAATAGGAGCGGTAATTGGAGCAGTACCTAAAGTAAATGTACGTCGTGAAAGGCCTAAATGTGGAGATTCTATAATACTTGTTGGAGGAAAAACTGGAAGAGATGGATGTGGTGGTGCTACAGGTTCATCAAAAGAGCATGATGAAAAATCTATTTTAACTTGTGGCGCTGAAGTTCAAAAGGGAAATCCACCTACAGAGAGAAAGCTTCAAAGGCTTTTTAGAAATGAAAAAGTAAGTAAGATTATAAAAAAATGTAATGACTTTGGAGCAGGGGGAGTTGCAGTTGCAATAGGTGAGCTTAGTGATGGACTTTCAATAAATTTAGATTTGGTATCTAAAAAATATGAAGGTCTAGATGGAACTGAACTTGCGATTTCAGAATCACAAGAAAGAATGGCAGTTTTAGTAGATAGTAATGATTCAGAAAAATTTATAAAAATGTCAAGAGAAGAAAATTTAGAAGCTATTGAAGTTGCCAAAGTGACTGATAATAAAAGACTAAAAATGTACTGGAGAGGCAAGGATATAGTAAATATAAAAAGAGAATTTTTAGATACAAATGGAGTTAAACAAAGAATAGATGTAATTGTTAAAAATCCTTCTAATAAATCATATTTTCAGGCTGAAAGATGCACTAATGTAAAAGAAAAATTAATAGAAAATCTAAGAGATTTAAATATGTGTAGTGAGAGGGGACTAATAGAGAAATTTGATAGTTCTATAGGTGCAGGAACAGTGTTTATGCCTTTTGGAGGAAAATATTACAAAACTCCTACAGAATCAATGTGCTTTAAAGTACCTGTTTTAAATGGAGAAACTAAGACAGGAACCATTATGGCATATGGATATAATCCTAAAATAGGCAAATGGAGTCCCTTCCATGGAGCAATGTATTCTGTTATAGAAGCTGTAACAAAAGTTGTAGCAGCAGGGGGAGATTACAGAAATATTAGATTAACTTTCCAAGAATATTTTGAGAAGCTAGGTGAGGATTCATATAAATGGGGAAAACCATTCTCAGCATTGCTTGGAGCATTTGTAGCACAAAAAGAACTTGGAATACCTGCAATTGGAGGAAAAGACAGTATGTCAGGTACTTTTAAAGATATAAATGTACCACCAACACTAGTTGCTTTTGCAGTAGATACAGTAAATACTGATAAAGTTATATCACCTGAATTTAAGAAAAAAGGTTCAAAAGTTGTATTACTTAAGGTATCAAGGGATGAAAATGATGTTCCAAATTTTGGAGAATTAAAGAAAAATTATGAAGTAGTACGTAAACTTATAAACAGAGAACTTATTCTTGCAGCACACACAGTTACTATGGGTGGAGTTTTAGACGCAATATCCAAAATGACCTTTGGTAATAAAATAGGCATGAATTTATCTCAAAATATAAAGAAGGATGAATTATTCTCAAAGGAGTATGGAGCAATTGTTTTAGAATTGGATAATAGGGTTCAGCTAAAAGAAGCATTTAAAAATGTAAACTATACTTTAATAGGTTTTACACAAGGAACTCCTAATATAAAATTCAATGATGAAGAAATCCATATAGATGAACTTATAAGGGAATGGGAAAGTCCGCTTGAAAAAGTATTCCCTACAAAAACAGAAACTGATAAAAATCAGATACCTTTAAATTTATATCATGCTAAAAGCAAAGTATCTCCATGCATAAAGATTCCAAAACCTCAAGTTTATATTCCAGTATTTTATGGAACAAATTGCGAATATGATTTAAAGAGAGCATTTAAAGGTGCTGGTGCAAAAACAAATTTAAGTGTATTTAGAAATTTAACACCGAAAGATATTGAAAACTCCATAGAAGATATGGTGGATAATATAAAAAATTCACAGATAATAATGCTACCAGGAGGATTTAGTGCTGGAGATGAACCAGATGGTTCAGGAAAATTTATAGCAACAGTTTTTAGAAATCCAAAAGTTAAAGAAGTTGTAATGGAATTTTTAAATAAAAGGGATGGATTAATCCTTGGAATATGCAATGGCTTCCAGGTGCTTACAAAACTTGGTTTGCTTCCATTTGGAGAAATAAGAGATATAGATGAGAAGTGTCCAACACTTACTTATAACAGTATAGGAAGACATATGTCTAGGGTTGTGAAAACAAAAATAGTTTCAAATATGTCACCATGGTTTAATAATGTAAAACTTGGAGATGTTCACAGTATAGCAGTATCTCATGGAGAAGGAAGATTTGTTTGCACAGAAGAAATTGCACAAAAATTATTGAAAAATGGTCAAATAGCTACACAATATGTAGACTTTAATGGAAATCCTACTTATGATATAGAATTTAATCCAAATGGTTCTGTGTATGCAGTTGAAGGAATAACAAGTCCTGACGGAAGAATACTTGGAAAAATGGGACATTCAGAGAGAATAGGTGATAATGTTTATAAAAACATTATTGGAGAAAAAGATCAAAAATTGTTTGAATCTGGAGTGAAATATTTTAAATAA
- the purH gene encoding bifunctional phosphoribosylaminoimidazolecarboxamide formyltransferase/IMP cyclohydrolase, which produces MLKRALISVFNKEGIVEFARFLINKGVEIISTGGTYRHLKENNIAVIEVNDITGFNEILDGRVKTLHPAIHGGILAIRKNKEHMRVIEENGIKPIDMVVVNLYPFFEKVKENLEFQEKIEFIDIGGPTMIRAAAKNFKDVVVVTDTKDYENIMNQIEENEEIEYNTRRKLAGKVFNLMSSYDAAISNFLLEDAGYPDNLALSYTKSMDLRYGENSHQSAACYLGNNGKGMMNNIEILNGKQLSYNNIKDMDIAWKVVWEFDDIACCGLKHNTPCGVALGESVYDAYTKAYSCDSVSIFGGIVALNKKVDKKTAEEMVKIFLEIVIAPDFDCDALEVLKTKKNLRIIKCTKKPEDDFNISKVDGAILVQSEDNLFAEKMEVVTDKKPTDEEMQELIFAMKVCKYTKSNAIVVSKNYMAIGIGGGQVNRIWAAKEALERGNGGTILASDAFFPFDDVANEAVKYGVKAIIQPGGSIRDKDSIKACNENNIAMVFTGTRHFKH; this is translated from the coding sequence ATGCTTAAAAGGGCTTTGATAAGTGTTTTTAATAAAGAGGGGATAGTTGAATTTGCAAGATTTTTGATTAATAAAGGGGTAGAGATAATATCAACAGGGGGTACATATAGACATCTTAAAGAAAATAATATTGCAGTTATAGAAGTTAATGATATTACTGGATTTAATGAAATATTAGATGGTAGAGTTAAGACATTACATCCAGCTATACATGGTGGTATACTTGCAATAAGAAAAAATAAAGAACATATGAGAGTAATTGAAGAAAATGGAATCAAACCTATAGACATGGTTGTAGTTAATCTTTATCCTTTCTTTGAAAAAGTAAAAGAAAACTTAGAATTTCAAGAGAAAATAGAGTTTATAGACATTGGTGGACCTACTATGATAAGAGCAGCTGCAAAAAATTTTAAAGATGTGGTTGTTGTTACTGATACAAAGGATTATGAAAATATAATGAATCAAATAGAGGAAAATGAAGAGATTGAGTATAATACAAGAAGGAAGCTTGCAGGAAAGGTATTTAATTTAATGTCATCTTATGATGCAGCCATTAGTAATTTTCTTTTAGAAGATGCAGGGTATCCAGATAATTTGGCTTTGTCGTATACAAAATCTATGGACTTAAGATATGGTGAAAATTCTCATCAAAGTGCCGCATGTTATCTTGGAAATAACGGAAAAGGCATGATGAATAATATAGAAATATTAAATGGAAAACAATTATCGTACAACAACATTAAAGATATGGATATAGCGTGGAAGGTTGTATGGGAATTCGATGATATTGCTTGTTGTGGACTTAAACACAATACTCCTTGTGGAGTTGCACTTGGAGAAAGTGTTTATGATGCTTATACAAAAGCATATTCTTGTGATTCAGTTTCAATTTTTGGTGGAATAGTAGCTTTAAATAAAAAAGTTGATAAAAAGACAGCAGAAGAAATGGTAAAAATATTTTTAGAAATTGTTATAGCACCAGATTTTGATTGTGATGCCCTTGAGGTTTTAAAAACTAAAAAGAATTTAAGGATAATTAAATGCACTAAAAAACCAGAAGATGATTTTAATATATCTAAAGTAGATGGAGCTATTTTGGTTCAAAGTGAAGATAATTTATTCGCAGAAAAGATGGAAGTTGTAACAGATAAAAAACCAACTGATGAAGAAATGCAAGAATTAATTTTTGCTATGAAGGTCTGTAAGTATACAAAATCTAATGCTATTGTGGTATCTAAAAATTATATGGCAATAGGAATAGGTGGAGGACAGGTTAATAGAATATGGGCAGCTAAAGAAGCTTTAGAAAGAGGAAATGGCGGCACTATTCTGGCTTCAGATGCATTTTTCCCATTTGATGATGTTGCAAATGAGGCTGTAAAATATGGGGTTAAAGCTATAATTCAGCCAGGAGGTTCTATAAGAGACAAGGATTCTATAAAAGCTTGTAATGAAAATAATATAGCTATGGTGTTTACAGGAACTAGACATTTTAAACACTAG
- the purM gene encoding phosphoribosylformylglycinamidine cyclo-ligase, translated as MATYKDAGVNIEEGYKAVGLMKEYASRTFTKGVVNNLGSFAGMFELPKYKNPVLVSGTDGVGTKLKIAFDMKKYDTVGIDCVAMCVNDILCHGAKPLFFLDYIACGKLDAENAADLVKGVSNGCLQAECSLIGGETAEMPGFYKEGEYDVAGFCVGIVEKDEIIDGSNIKNGDALIGIESSGIHSNGYSLVRKLINNFNEDFNGEKIGNVLLTPTKIYVKTVLELIKKYNINGMAHITGGGFYENIPRMFKGNFKAIINKESLNIPAIFKYIMSLGVKEKEMYNTFNMGIGYVLCVKKEDVKSIIEDIEKMGNKAYEIGHVEAGGKGVCLK; from the coding sequence ATGGCTACTTATAAAGATGCAGGAGTAAATATTGAAGAAGGTTATAAGGCAGTAGGACTTATGAAAGAATATGCATCAAGAACATTTACTAAAGGGGTAGTTAATAATCTTGGAAGTTTTGCGGGTATGTTTGAACTTCCCAAGTACAAAAATCCAGTGTTAGTATCAGGAACAGATGGAGTAGGTACTAAGCTTAAAATAGCTTTTGATATGAAAAAATATGATACCGTAGGAATAGACTGTGTAGCTATGTGTGTTAATGATATATTGTGTCACGGGGCAAAACCATTATTCTTTTTAGATTATATTGCTTGTGGAAAGTTAGATGCAGAAAATGCAGCAGATCTTGTTAAAGGGGTTAGTAACGGATGTTTACAGGCTGAGTGTTCTTTGATTGGAGGAGAAACAGCTGAAATGCCTGGCTTTTATAAGGAAGGGGAATATGATGTTGCAGGTTTTTGTGTTGGAATAGTTGAAAAAGATGAAATAATAGATGGAAGTAATATAAAAAATGGCGATGCTCTAATAGGAATAGAATCATCAGGAATTCATAGTAATGGTTATTCATTGGTAAGAAAACTTATTAATAATTTTAATGAAGATTTTAATGGTGAGAAAATAGGAAATGTACTTTTAACTCCTACAAAGATATATGTAAAAACTGTTTTAGAGTTAATAAAAAAGTATAATATAAATGGAATGGCTCATATAACTGGGGGCGGTTTTTATGAAAATATTCCAAGAATGTTTAAAGGGAATTTTAAGGCAATAATAAATAAAGAAAGTCTTAATATTCCAGCCATATTTAAATACATCATGTCTTTAGGAGTAAAGGAAAAAGAGATGTACAATACCTTTAACATGGGAATTGGATATGTATTATGTGTAAAAAAAGAAGATGTTAAAAGCATTATAGAGGATATAGAAAAAATGGGGAATAAGGCTTATGAGATAGGACATGTAGAAGCTGGAGGCAAGGGTGTATGTTTAAAATAG
- the purF gene encoding amidophosphoribosyltransferase, which translates to MNRIELDKFKDECGVFGIYSKSQLDVASITYYGLYALQHRGEESAGIVVSDGKRLICNKEMGLVCDVFNEDILSKLKGKISIGHVRYSTSGESICTNAQPLLSNFKLGSIAIAHNGTLVNAESIKEELQNEGVLFQTSIDSEVILNLIARSTKCSIEESIIKAMQRVKGSYGIVVLTEDKLIGVRDPNGIRPLCIGKIENNYIVCSESCALNCIGAEFIRDIEPGEIVIIDENGIKSIKFSENTKHKTCAFEYIYFARPDSKIDGIDVYNARVEAGKQLFKEAPADADVVIGVPDSGIPAAVGYSKVSGIPYEIGLVKNKYVGRTFIAPSQDIRERAVSVKLSPLKVNVEGKRVVLIDDSIVRGTTSRRLVEVLRRAGAREIHFRVSSPIVKDPCFFGIATPYKEDLIGANMSVEEICKAIGADSLGYLSIDGLLDVLKNGKNEFCLGCFNGEYPVER; encoded by the coding sequence ATGAATAGAATTGAATTGGATAAATTTAAAGATGAATGCGGAGTCTTTGGTATCTATTCAAAATCACAACTAGATGTAGCAAGTATAACGTATTATGGATTGTATGCACTTCAACATAGAGGAGAAGAAAGCGCAGGAATAGTAGTTTCTGATGGAAAAAGATTAATTTGTAATAAAGAAATGGGATTAGTATGTGATGTTTTTAATGAAGATATATTAAGTAAATTAAAAGGGAAAATATCAATAGGACATGTTAGATACTCAACTTCAGGAGAAAGTATTTGTACTAATGCGCAACCACTTCTAAGTAATTTTAAGCTTGGATCAATTGCTATTGCACATAATGGAACATTAGTAAATGCAGAATCAATAAAAGAGGAGTTACAAAATGAGGGAGTATTATTTCAAACTTCTATAGATTCAGAGGTTATATTAAACTTAATTGCAAGAAGTACAAAATGTAGTATTGAGGAATCCATAATAAAAGCAATGCAAAGAGTTAAAGGATCATATGGCATAGTAGTACTTACTGAAGACAAACTTATAGGAGTTAGAGATCCAAATGGCATAAGACCTCTATGTATAGGAAAAATAGAAAATAATTATATAGTTTGTTCTGAAAGTTGTGCGCTTAATTGTATAGGAGCAGAATTTATACGAGATATAGAACCAGGAGAAATAGTAATAATAGATGAAAATGGCATTAAATCTATAAAGTTTAGTGAGAATACTAAACACAAAACATGTGCATTTGAATATATATACTTTGCAAGACCTGACAGTAAGATAGATGGAATTGATGTTTATAATGCTAGAGTAGAAGCAGGAAAACAACTTTTTAAAGAAGCGCCAGCAGATGCAGATGTTGTAATTGGAGTTCCAGATTCGGGAATACCAGCGGCAGTTGGATATTCTAAAGTATCTGGCATTCCTTATGAAATAGGTCTTGTCAAAAATAAATATGTAGGTAGAACATTCATAGCACCTTCTCAAGATATAAGAGAAAGGGCTGTTTCGGTTAAGTTAAGTCCTCTTAAAGTTAATGTTGAAGGTAAAAGGGTTGTATTAATTGATGATTCTATAGTAAGAGGAACAACAAGTAGAAGACTTGTTGAAGTTTTAAGAAGAGCAGGAGCAAGAGAAATTCACTTTAGAGTATCTTCACCTATAGTAAAAGATCCTTGTTTTTTCGGAATCGCAACGCCATACAAAGAGGATTTAATTGGAGCAAACATGAGCGTTGAAGAGATATGCAAAGCAATAGGGGCAGATAGTCTTGGATACTTAAGTATAGATGGACTTTTAGATGTACTTAAAAATGGTAAAAACGAGTTTTGCTTAGGATGTTTTAATGGAGAATATCCAGTAGAAAGGTAG